The genomic stretch AATTTTGGTCCCACATAATATCTCTCCCTGAAAGTCCAGCTTGCGTTAGGTAATAGACTAACTTTTTTTCTTTCAATGTCAACGCATCAAATCCAGGTATTTCATATCGTAGAATATCTACATCACCAAATTCTTCTACTTTGAACTCCATTCTTCCATCTTCAGCTACTTCAATAAATTGAGCTTCATAAGGATCTGTTTTTACCTCTTCTTCTTTTTGTGCACAAGAAAATAGCATTCCTGCGACTAATGCTACTCCTACAATTGATTTTAATTTCATCTGTTAGTTATTATCTGTTTCTTATTTGGTTTTTGAAAATATGAAAAAGAAAGCGTCTATTTTGTATAAAATCGCTATTCTTTATGCTACAAATGTAATCAATTCAATAAAACATTAAAAATTTGTACATTAGCATTACTAACTAATATCCGAATAATATGAAAATTCTAAAGTATGTACTACTATTACTACTTGTACTTATTGTTGCTGGAGCTATTTTTATAGCAACAAGAGCAAATGATTATGATGTTGTAAGAAGTAAAGTGATTAAAGCTCCTATTACTACCGTTTTTAATAATATTAATGATTATAAAAATTGGGAAGCTTGGGGACCTTGGATGGAAGAAGATTCTACCATTGTAGTAACGTATAACGAACAAACATCTGGTGTTGGCGCTAATTATTCATGGACAAGTGATAATGGACCAGGAAAGATGAAAACGGTAAGTCTGACACAAAACAAATCTATTGAACAAGAAATGCAATTTGGTGATTATGAACCAACTGATGTCTATTGGACATTTGAAGAAGTTGAAGAAGGAACGAAAGTAAGTTGGGGAATGAAAAGTGATAAAACTGCTTTTGTTTTCAAAATGTTTGCTGTGATGGGCGGCGGAATGGACAAAATGTTGGGCGATATGGAAGAGAAAGGACTCAATAGTATTGAACGTGAAGTGCTAGCCGAACTTGAAAAAAATCCTCCAAAACAATTCCGATTAAGCGAAGTAACACAACAACAATTAACCGCGAAGAAATTTATTGGGTTTCATCAAAAAACGACTACGGATGCTGTCATGGAAGATATGTCGAAGTTGTTTATGGAATTTATGCCAAAAGCCGGAATGTACGCCGCTAAAAATAAACTAGAAAGCTATACACCTGGTTCTTTATTTATAAAATGGGATGAAGAAACTAAAGAAGCCGAATTCTACATTGGTCTTTTAGTTGATGCTGAAACTAAGCTTCCTAAAGAAAAAGGAATGATCGTAACTAAAATTCCTGCTGGAAATTCTGTGAAGATTTCAAAATATGGACCTTATGGAGTTGGAGACTATGAAGCACATACTATGATTGGAACATATATAGGAAAAAACAATCTGACACAAAATGGTCCAATTTGGGAACTATATGTAAATGATCCTATGAATGTAAAACCTGAAAATGTACAAACAGATATTTATTATCCTGTGAAATAAAATCATCTATAAATTTATACTTGAAGATTGTCTAAATTGTAAGCAATGACTACTTTTAGACAATCTTTTTTATTTGTGAAACTCAATTTTAGGAAGCTTTTCAAAGTGTATTCAAAATTGTACGTTGAACTAATTTCGATTGAATAAAAGTAACTACATGAAACAACTCTTATTAGTGTTCCTTGGCGGCGGATTTGGAAGTGCATTGCGCTTTCTATTGGGCAAATATCTTAACAATGCTGGAGCTGGAATTCCGTATGGAACATTTGCAGCTAATGTTTTAGGAAGTTTGTTAATTGGAATCATTTTAGGATTGGCTGCCAAAAACGAAGCTATTAGTGAACAACATACGTTATTACTTGCCACAGGATTTTGTGGTGGTTTTACAACATTCTCCACATTTGCCTACGAAAATCATGTCTTATTAAAATCAGGCGATTTCACAACTTTTTTCCTTTATACGATTGCTAGCTTTGTAATTGGTTTTGCAGCTGTATTTTTAGGGTTGTATGTGGTAAAGTATTTTTAATTAATCGCGTATCCGTAAAGTATACTAAAGCGCGTCAGTTTCAACTTTTTGTTGATTTGTTTTTTGTTAATTCGTTAATTCGTTAATTCGTTAATTCGAAAAAAACATTTTCACATTTAAAACTCAACATTTAGCATTTAAAATTCTTTTCACTTTTCATTTCGACTTCGCACAACGCAGCGCACTTTTAACTCTTCACTTTTAACTTTTAACTCTTTAGTGTTTCTCAAAAGCCTTCACACCTGCATTAATTTCCGTCTTTAAAAAGTTGACTCTTGGCGGAACAGGACACGAATATCGATCGCTGTACGCGCAATATGGATTGTATGCGTTGTTGAAATTAATTTCGATGGTATTTCCTGCCGGAATAGTTAAATCAATATAACGTCCGCCGCCGTAACTTGCAAATCCATTCGTTTCATCTGTAAATGGTAAAAACAAATCGTCTTTGTATTTTGGGTCTTGATTTGGGTCTTGATTTTTATAGATTTCTAATGAATATTCTTTTCCATTAAGTTTGAAAGTTGCAATTCCGTAACACTTATAAATTGGTGTTCGTGCAGTAGAAGTCTTCATTTTGAAAGGCTTTGAATCTGGTGTCAGCTTGAAACTTGCCGTTACTTTGAAAGTGTCGTTTACTGGGAAAAACGCTAATGCATTAAAGGTTTTCAAATCTTTTGGCTTCAAAGGTGATGTAGAAGCATCTTTATATTCCGCATTCAATTCTCGCTGAAATTCAGTTTCTCCTATAAGTGCTGTTTTTTCTTGTGAACAGCTCACATTCATTACTAAAACACAGAGTATCAGAAAGGTATTTTTCATCAGATATAATTCAATTTAATTAGACAATTTTCAAAATATAATAAATCCAAAAATACAATTTGTCATCAAATAATTGAAGGTTTTTATTTTTTGTGTACAATTTTTATGTAGTTTTGAATTCAAATACAACAAAAATGACAATTATCACAGTAAATAAGTATACACAAAGATCTTCTTGGGAAAGGAGTTCGGACACTTATATATTGTGTTGATATAACTATCACATATAACAATTTAAAAAGTCCGACTTCGCAGTCGGACTTTTTTATTTTAGTGAAACTCAATATTGGGAAGCCTGATAAGGCGCACTCAATATTGTTAGTTGAACTAACTCCGCTGAAGAGCGGAGTCTGTTTAAAAAGATTTAAAAAGTGTTATTCTGAATCAAGTTCAGTTTGACGAAAATTATCCTTTTCAGACAACATCATTAACTAACAACCAAAAAACACGAATCATGAAAAAAATGTATGCCAATTACATTGATTCATTCAGAGGATTATCAAAAGAAATATGGTTTCTAGCTTTAATTTCACTTGTAAATAGAGCAGGAACAATGGTCATTCCATTTTTATCATTGTATATAACCAAAGAATTGGAATTCAGCGAAAGCGATGCAGGATCTATTCTTGCCTTTTTTGGAATCGGATCGCTATTCGGATCATTTTTAGGTGGAAAATTAGTAGATAAGATTGGGTTTTATAAAATAATGATTATCAGTCTATTTATCACAGGATTTGCCTTTATAGGCTTACAATACGTAACTTCATTTTGGGGATTGTGCTTTGCAATCTTAGGACTTATGACAATTGCCGATATGTTTCGTCCTGCACTTTTTGTTTCGCTCAAAGCGTATAGCAAACCTGAAAATCAAACACGTTCATTGGCGTTGATTCGTTTGGCTATTAATTTAGGAATGGGAATTGGACCAACATTAGCAGGTTTAATTATTGTCTCAAAAGGATATAATATGTTGTTTTGGATAGATGGTATTACGTGTATTGTTGCAATTTTTATTTTTTACTTGTTAGTGAAAGAAAAGAAACGTCCGCCAATTGCTGAAAATGTTGCTGTAATTGCATTAGAAAAAAACGCAGTTTACAAAGATAAAAGTTACTGGGTTTTTATAGCAATTTGCTTTTTTATAGGAATGGCTTTTTTCCAATTGATTATCACAATGCCAATTTATCAAAATGTAGAGTTTAACTTGACAGAGTTTGATACAGGATTAATTATGTTCATCAATGTTGCGATTATTGTCGTGTTTGAAATGCCTTTTATTAATTATTTAGAACGATTAAAAGTCTCTAATACAAAGATGATTATATATGCTTCATTATTATTTGGATTGAGTTTTTATGTACTTGTATGTAATTTCTGGATAGGAATTTTAATCGTTAATATTGTCGTTATCACCTTGGCAGAAATGATCGGATTTCCGTATACAAATTCATATGCAATTAAAAGAGCAAAAGAAGGTTTGGAAGGAAGTTATATGGCGTTGTACGCGATGGCATTCTCGTTGGCACATATTTTTAGTTCAAAATCTGGATTAGAAATTGTGGCAAATTTTGGACATCAAGTCAATTGGTTTGTCACAGGAACATACGGAATTATCGCGATGGTATTATCAATGTGGTTACACAATCGAACTAAAAAAGGAATCTAATACTAATTAAAATAATAGTATAATGAATTTAAATCAAGTTACTATTTCGTCTACAAATGTTGCCAACGCAACTGAATTTTACAAAAAACTAGGATTGCGTCTTATTGTAGAAGCACTTCCTAGATATGTTCGGTTTGAATGTCCTGATGGAGAAGCCACATTTTCGATTCATCATGTAGAAAAAATGTCTGAAAGCAACAATATTACGCTTTATTTTGAAGATGAAAATTTAGACGCAACAGTCAAAGAATTACAAACAAAAGGAATTAAATTTACAAGTGAGCCTGAAGACAAATCGTGGAAATGGCGTGAAGCACATTTGAACGATTTAGATGAAAATAAATTGATTCTTTTTAAAGCTGGAGAAGACAGGAAGAATCCGCCGTGGCGAGTTTCTTAAGTTGTCAGTTTTCGGTTTTGGGTTTTGGGTTTTGGGTTTTCAGAAACGTCACTTCGAGTAATTTTCAAAGAAAACTGTATCGAAAAATGTTTAGAATTCGAAGTGTTTCTCGATGCACCAAATCACAGATTTGACACTCGAACTCAGTCTTTCTAACAACCTAACAAGTGCAATAATCCAAAAGTGAAGCAAGTCTAAAAACCTAATGATCTATTTTTGCCACAAATTCACGAATGCTTTTTAATTTCATTATCGGCAAAATTACAAATTTGCGCAAGCGTGTGGGAAGCTGAATCAAGTTCAACTTGACGGAAAATATTGAAAGTCTAACATTCTAAGAGCGAAGCAATACCAAAATACTAAAGGCAAAGCCGTTTCCAAAAGCGAAGCGAGTCTAAATTATTTCAACACCGAAAACTCAATCTTCGAATCATTAAATACTGTATGTGTTTGATTTTTGAAATCTTCTTCGGTTGCTTTGTAAATGTTTGGCACAAATGTTTGCGGATTCAAATCAATTAATGGAAACCACGTACTTTGCACTTGAATTTGCACTTTATGTCCTTTCTTAAACGTATGAAATACGTCTTGTAATTTAATATTCACAGCCGTTTTTTCGTTTGGCACAAATGGTTCTGGAATTTCAAAACTGTTACGAAAACGTCCGCGCATTACTTCACTTCTCACCATTAAATGATAATTGCTTAGTTTCAAATGATCTTGCATGCCTTCTTCTTGTTCTTCTGTATCATGCGGATGCACATCTACCACTTTTACAATCCAGTCGGCATCAGTTCCTGTAGTTGCGACTTTTAGTTTTGCTAAGATATCTCCCGCAAGGGTAAAATCTTCTGTTAAAACTTCTGTTTCAAAAATTAATACATCTGGACGACGCGCTGCAAAACGTTGATCGTCTGTCATATATTTTCTTGGTGTAAATACCGTTTTGATATCTTCCGAATACGGAACAGGACGTTTTAAATCACTAATAAATACTTCTTTTGAATCACCTTTTTTAGTTTTTGATAATTCTTGATTTGCATTTAAAAATAGGTCTTGCTTCACAATATTTTTTGGTGGCCAACTTTCAAAACTGCTCCACTCTTTCTTTCCTGAATCAAAAACATACGCTTCTGGCAAACCAGAATTTTTACTTCCATCACCTTTTAAGAAATGATTGAAGAATTTCGTTTCCACATCACGCTGAAAATTCAATGAAATAGAATCTCCAAAATAGT from Kordia antarctica encodes the following:
- a CDS encoding SRPBCC family protein, whose protein sequence is MKILKYVLLLLLVLIVAGAIFIATRANDYDVVRSKVIKAPITTVFNNINDYKNWEAWGPWMEEDSTIVVTYNEQTSGVGANYSWTSDNGPGKMKTVSLTQNKSIEQEMQFGDYEPTDVYWTFEEVEEGTKVSWGMKSDKTAFVFKMFAVMGGGMDKMLGDMEEKGLNSIEREVLAELEKNPPKQFRLSEVTQQQLTAKKFIGFHQKTTTDAVMEDMSKLFMEFMPKAGMYAAKNKLESYTPGSLFIKWDEETKEAEFYIGLLVDAETKLPKEKGMIVTKIPAGNSVKISKYGPYGVGDYEAHTMIGTYIGKNNLTQNGPIWELYVNDPMNVKPENVQTDIYYPVK
- the crcB gene encoding fluoride efflux transporter CrcB produces the protein MKQLLLVFLGGGFGSALRFLLGKYLNNAGAGIPYGTFAANVLGSLLIGIILGLAAKNEAISEQHTLLLATGFCGGFTTFSTFAYENHVLLKSGDFTTFFLYTIASFVIGFAAVFLGLYVVKYF
- a CDS encoding DUF1684 domain-containing protein, with amino-acid sequence MKNTFLILCVLVMNVSCSQEKTALIGETEFQRELNAEYKDASTSPLKPKDLKTFNALAFFPVNDTFKVTASFKLTPDSKPFKMKTSTARTPIYKCYGIATFKLNGKEYSLEIYKNQDPNQDPKYKDDLFLPFTDETNGFASYGGGRYIDLTIPAGNTIEINFNNAYNPYCAYSDRYSCPVPPRVNFLKTEINAGVKAFEKH
- a CDS encoding MDR family MFS transporter; its protein translation is MKKMYANYIDSFRGLSKEIWFLALISLVNRAGTMVIPFLSLYITKELEFSESDAGSILAFFGIGSLFGSFLGGKLVDKIGFYKIMIISLFITGFAFIGLQYVTSFWGLCFAILGLMTIADMFRPALFVSLKAYSKPENQTRSLALIRLAINLGMGIGPTLAGLIIVSKGYNMLFWIDGITCIVAIFIFYLLVKEKKRPPIAENVAVIALEKNAVYKDKSYWVFIAICFFIGMAFFQLIITMPIYQNVEFNLTEFDTGLIMFINVAIIVVFEMPFINYLERLKVSNTKMIIYASLLFGLSFYVLVCNFWIGILIVNIVVITLAEMIGFPYTNSYAIKRAKEGLEGSYMALYAMAFSLAHIFSSKSGLEIVANFGHQVNWFVTGTYGIIAMVLSMWLHNRTKKGI
- a CDS encoding VOC family protein, translating into MNLNQVTISSTNVANATEFYKKLGLRLIVEALPRYVRFECPDGEATFSIHHVEKMSESNNITLYFEDENLDATVKELQTKGIKFTSEPEDKSWKWREAHLNDLDENKLILFKAGEDRKNPPWRVS